GCCGACGGTTCGGAACTGCGATTGACGATTTCAAGATATTATACTCCAAGCGGCCGCAGCATTCAGAAACCTTACGAGCTAGGAAAAGGAGAGGATTATAGCTTAGATCTGTCGCACCGTTATGAAAGTGGTGAGCTGTTTAATGCGGATAGTATCAAATTTGATAAAACCAAAATTTATAAAACCGATGGTGGCCGCATTGTTTATGGTGGCGGCGGTATTACACCCGATATTTTTGTGCCAAAAGATACATTGCTGAACAGCAAGTACTTATTTGAATTATACTCCAAAAATATCATCAGAGAATACGCATTGCGCTATGCCAATGAGAATAAGAAAAAACTGGAAAAACAATCATTCAATGACTTCCTGACTTCGTTCCAGATCTCGGACGCTATGCTTGCGGAAATGGTTAAGGATGCATCCAAAGCCGGTATTAAGCCTAATGAGAAAGAGCTTCGTCATTCAAAATCACTGATTACTTCTCAGACAAAGGCGATCATAGGGCGGTACGTATGGGGAAGGAAGCAAAAGAACGGGCTGAATAATGAAGTTTTCCAGGTACTTAACCCTACGGATAATGTTTATCAGCAAGCTGTGCAGTTATTTAGCCAGGCAGCTCAGCTTGAAAAAGGCAAGTTCAGCAGCATGAACATTCCTAAAAACAAGGATTAAGCTGCTCATTAATATAGTAACGCATTAATAATTAGTAATGTCCCGAATTGCATTGATTACCGGAGCTACTTCCGGAATAGGAAAGGCAACCGCAGAAATTTTTGCCGACGCCGGTATTGACCTTATCCTTTGTGGCCGTCGTAAAGACAGGCTGGATGAAGTGGCTGAGATACTCGCTTCCAAGGTAAAAGTAACCACTCTTATTTTTGATGTCCGCGACAAAGGCGCAGTGCTGGCCATGATAGGCTCGCTGTCGGACGAATGGAAAAACATTGATATTCTGATCAATAATGCGGGTAATGCGCATGGCCTGGGATCGCTGGACGAAGGCGATACCGATGATTGGGACGCGATGATCGACGGGAATGTCAAAGGGCTGCTTTATGTATCCAAAGCGGTCATTCCATTGTTATTAGAGCGTGGCAAAGGTCATATCGTCAACATCAGTTCTATCGCAGGCAAACAAACTTATGCAAATGGCGCCGTTTATTGCGCATCAAAAGCAGCTGTGGAAGTACTGAGTGAAGGAATGCGACTGGAATTGACGCAGCACGGGATAAAGGTTACCAATGTCGCACCCGGCGCAGTTGAAACTGAGTTTTCCCTGGTAAGGTTTAAAGGAGACGAAAGTCGTGCGGAAAAAGTATATCAAGGTTTTGATCCATTACAGGCAGGGGACATTGCAGACGCTATTTTTTATGCAATCAATGCGCCTGATCGGGTGACCATCGCAGACATTACCATTCTTGCCGGCGCTCAGTCAGCTGCAACTACTATTCACCGGAAATAGAATTTTCCGGGTTTCTATTGCTTATGAAAACTTTCAATGAAGGCGCTGCTGCCGATACCGCGGCGACGCTTACTGCCTCACAAACCGTGTTTCCCATATTGTTAGCATTGAGTTTCTCGCACCTGCTTAACGATACCATGCAATCCCTGATCCCTTCCATTTATCCAATGGTTAAGGATTCTTTTCATTTAAGTTTTTCACAGATCGGGCTCATTACCTTTACTTTCCAGGTAAGCGCGTCGGTGTTTCAACCATTAGTAGGCTCTTATACCGATAAAAGACCGCAGCCTTACGCACTTGCTATCGGGATGTGTTTTACGCTGCTGGGGCTGGTTTCATTGTCAATGGCAAGCAGTTTTAACATTGTTTTGCTATCCGTCGGACTGATCGGGATCGGATCGGCTGTTTTTCATCCGGAAGCGTCCAGGGTTGCGCGCATGGCGTCGGGCGGGCGGCATGGGATGGCTCAGTCACTTTTTCAGGTAGGTGGAAATGCCGGTAGCTCGCTGGGCCCTTTATTGGCTGCATTGATTCTGTTGCCTTACGGAAGATTTCAAATCATCTGGTTCTCACTGGTAGCACTTCTGGCGATCATTATTCTATCGTGGGTAGGAGGCTGGTACAAGCAGAATCTGGCTCGAAATGTCGTCAAAAAGGCAGGTAGTGCTGTGAGGCAGGACACTCACCTTTCAAAGGGTAAAGTTGTATTTGCGATTACCATTTTGCTGTTGCTGATCTTCTCGAAATACATCTATATGAGCAGTATTTCAAGTTACTTCACTTTTTACCTGATCGATAAGTTCGGAGTGTCCATTCAAAGTTCACAGATATATCTTTTCGCATTCCTGTTTGCGGTGGCGGCTGGTACCTTCATTGGCGGCCCTGTCGGTGACCGTATCGGGCGTAAGTATGTGATCTGGATCTCCATTCTAGGTGCGGCTCCGTTTGCATTATTGCTTCCTTATGTCAATTTGTTTTGGACTGGTGTGCTGAGTTGCATTATTGGGCTAATACTTTCGTCGGCCTTTTCAGCGATACTGGTGTATGCCCAGGAACTGATTCCAGGCAAGGTTGG
The genomic region above belongs to Dyadobacter pollutisoli and contains:
- a CDS encoding SDR family NAD(P)-dependent oxidoreductase, giving the protein MSRIALITGATSGIGKATAEIFADAGIDLILCGRRKDRLDEVAEILASKVKVTTLIFDVRDKGAVLAMIGSLSDEWKNIDILINNAGNAHGLGSLDEGDTDDWDAMIDGNVKGLLYVSKAVIPLLLERGKGHIVNISSIAGKQTYANGAVYCASKAAVEVLSEGMRLELTQHGIKVTNVAPGAVETEFSLVRFKGDESRAEKVYQGFDPLQAGDIADAIFYAINAPDRVTIADITILAGAQSAATTIHRK
- a CDS encoding MFS transporter, which encodes MKTFNEGAAADTAATLTASQTVFPILLALSFSHLLNDTMQSLIPSIYPMVKDSFHLSFSQIGLITFTFQVSASVFQPLVGSYTDKRPQPYALAIGMCFTLLGLVSLSMASSFNIVLLSVGLIGIGSAVFHPEASRVARMASGGRHGMAQSLFQVGGNAGSSLGPLLAALILLPYGRFQIIWFSLVALLAIIILSWVGGWYKQNLARNVVKKAGSAVRQDTHLSKGKVVFAITILLLLIFSKYIYMSSISSYFTFYLIDKFGVSIQSSQIYLFAFLFAVAAGTFIGGPVGDRIGRKYVIWISILGAAPFALLLPYVNLFWTGVLSCIIGLILSSAFSAILVYAQELIPGKVGMIAGLFFGFAFGIAGIGSAILGSLADQTSIEYVFRICSFLPLIGLLTGFLPNLEKKKV